The DNA region GAGCGGGTTCAGCCGTGGCTTGAAGTTCAGTGAGGGGTGGCTTTCTCCACTCACGTTGCCCCTACACTGCGCTCTCGTCTGCTGTCTTGAAGAAAAGCGACCTCCGGCCCTGGCCTGATGGCGGATGCGCCGCGCGGCGTGGCCTGTCAAAGTGAACAGGGATGACGTACCGCGAATTCCTGCCTGACTCCCGCTTGCGGGCGCTGGTGCGGGTGTACTGGCAGATAGAGGAACACCACGACCTGGCCACCCAGGAACATATGTTAGGGTACTTCGTGCTGCACGAAAGCCGCCAGCAGCGTGCCGGCCGCTTCGACAGCGCGCACCTGAACCCCTTTGCTCAACTGAGCGGCGCCCTCGCGTACCCGGAGGTAAGGCGGCTGGTCACGGTCAACGTGCTGTTCATCCTGCCGTTCAGCCTCATGGGGGTGGGCTTGCCGCTGCTGCGCGACTCGCTGGGCTGGGGGCCGGGCGAGACCAGCACCGTGTACATGGTCGTGGGCGTGTGCGACATCCTGGCGCAGGGTTTCCTGCTGCCGCACCTGATCAGGTGGCTGGGCGAGAGAGGCGTGGCGCAACTGGGCCTCGGCATGGGGATCGTGGGGCTGATCAGCTACGTCTTGCTGCCCTTTTACCCGCTGGTTCCCCTGATCTACGCCAGTGTACTGCTGTTCGTCACCGGGGAAGGGATTTTTACCGCCACACAGGGCGCCCTGCTCTCGCTGGCCGCGCCCGCCGACCAGCAGGGCCGCGTGCAGGGCGGCGCACAGGCCTTCAGTGCCCTTTCGCAGGTGATCGGGCCGCTTCCGGCGGTCAACTTTCGGCCCCAGCCTCACCTTCGGAACGGGCGCGGCGCTGGTACTGGTCGCGCTGGGCGTCCTGACCGGAAAGGGTACGGCAGGGGCGCGGGAAGCGGTGGGTGAATCATAGAAAGTGAATCGTGGAAAAAGCGTGGAGAGATGGGATTTCTTGCTCCTCCCTCCACGCCTTACTCTTCTGGCTCGGCCCATTCCTCCAGCAAATACTGGAGCCTCGTCTGGGCGTTTTCCTGGCTGCCGTACACGCTGCGAATCAGTTCCCCGCCGGGTGCGAAGGCCAGCCAGTGCGGCGTGCCTTCGGTGGCCCAGGCACGGGCAAAAGAACCGTCCAGGTCGAGGGCCACCGGGAACGGTAACCTGGCGAAGTCACGCGCGAACTTCAGCAGCGTGGGTTCCACCTCATCGCGTTGAAAGAACTTATGG from Deinococcus fonticola includes:
- a CDS encoding MFS transporter, whose protein sequence is MTYREFLPDSRLRALVRVYWQIEEHHDLATQEHMLGYFVLHESRQQRAGRFDSAHLNPFAQLSGALAYPEVRRLVTVNVLFILPFSLMGVGLPLLRDSLGWGPGETSTVYMVVGVCDILAQGFLLPHLIRWLGERGVAQLGLGMGIVGLISYVLLPFYPLVPLIYASVLLFVTGEGIFTATQGALLSLAAPADQQGRVQGGAQAFSALSQVIGPLPAVNFRPQPHLRNGRGAGTGRAGRPDRKGYGRGAGSGG
- a CDS encoding TlpA family protein disulfide reductase, which produces MNWPALSDFVHGSPLPPPAEWQRPGLVMTFNLECPGCVSRGIPFLKRLHAEFGERVHLLAVHTSYGHKFFQRDEVEPTLLKFARDFARLPFPVALDLDGSFARAWATEGTPHWLAFAPGGELIRSVYGSQENAQTRLQYLLEEWAEPEE